From Pseudomonas sp. G2-4:
CTTTGAACTTGTAGGCCATGACGCAGCCGTTCTGGGCCTGTTTCATCAGGGCGTCGGTGATCTGGATTTCGCCGCCCTTGCCTGGCTCGGTCTGTTCGATCAGGTCGAAGATGTCCGGGGTCAGGATGTAGCGACCAATGATGGCCAGGTTCGACGGTGCATCTTCAGGCTTTGGTTTTTCAACCATGCTGTGAACGCGGTAAATGTCGTCGCGGATCATTTCGCCGGCAATGACACCGTACTTGTTGGTTTCCTGCGGATCAACTTCCTGGATCGCCACGATGGAGCAGCGGAACTGCTTGTACAGCTTGACCATCTGGGTCAGCACGCCGTCGCCTTCGAGGTTGACGCACAAGTCGTCCGCCAGGACCACGGCGAACGGTTCGTCACCGATCAGCGGGCGACCGGTCAGGATCGCGTGGCCCAGGCCTTTCATTTCGGTCTGGCGGGTGTAGGAGAACGAGCATTCATCCAACAGTTTGCGGATGCCGACCAGGTATTTTTCCTTGTCGGTGCCCTTGATCTGGTTTTCCAGCTCGTAGCTGATGTCGAAATGGTCTTCCAGGGCGCGTTTGCCGCGACCGGTAACGATGGAGATTTCCGTCAGGCCCGCATCGAGGGCTTCTTCGACGCCGTACTGGATCAGTGGCTTGTTCACCACCGGCAGCATTTCTTTGGGCATGGCTTTAGTCGCTGGCAGGAAGCGAGTACCGTAACCGGCTGCTGGGAACAAGCATTTCTTGATCATATAAGTCCTTGAAAAGGCGGTATCTACGAGTTTCGGCGCAGTCTAATCAGGCGACGGGCACCTTACAATGCCCGCACTGGCCAACCGATGCCATCATAGAGAAATAAAAAACGGCGGATAGTTCAATCGCCTTTCATCTCGATGGCTCCGGCGG
This genomic window contains:
- the galU gene encoding UTP--glucose-1-phosphate uridylyltransferase GalU; this translates as MIKKCLFPAAGYGTRFLPATKAMPKEMLPVVNKPLIQYGVEEALDAGLTEISIVTGRGKRALEDHFDISYELENQIKGTDKEKYLVGIRKLLDECSFSYTRQTEMKGLGHAILTGRPLIGDEPFAVVLADDLCVNLEGDGVLTQMVKLYKQFRCSIVAIQEVDPQETNKYGVIAGEMIRDDIYRVHSMVEKPKPEDAPSNLAIIGRYILTPDIFDLIEQTEPGKGGEIQITDALMKQAQNGCVMAYKFKGKRFDCGGAEGYIDATNFCFENFYKTGKAY